One genomic window of Magnolia sinica isolate HGM2019 chromosome 3, MsV1, whole genome shotgun sequence includes the following:
- the LOC131240087 gene encoding WAT1-related protein At3g18200-like: MLDPSASGGSLERLAPHASMIFVQLSSAGYVVISRVILTGGISSTVFLVYQFALATIFMAALAFIFERKNRPPLTKSILCWIFLLALIGTTLSQNLLSACLYYVSSTLEAAVVNLNPVFTFILSIISMQENLGINTWWGKGKIFGTLLSVSGASTLMFWKDSTESLLGTTNLTEWVFGLVMVVLGVLALSTWILLLRPMIKRYPAEFSLTAIMFFFGTLQTAVIAVITSHDATEWRLHWDLELLNIVLGAVFYCGLSNLFTTWCAGVKGPIFVASFAPFGLVLTTTLEIIFLGDALCLGSIVGSIMVVLGLYIFLWSKSKEDSYDTEDPLDKDDCTTALLV, from the exons atgttggACCCTTCGGCTTCGGGAGGAAGTTTAGAGAGGTTAGCTCCACATGCGAGTATGATATTTGTTCAGCTCAGCTCAGCTGGTTATGTTGTGATCAGTAGGGTCATACTCACAGGAGGGATAAGCTCTACTGTCTTTCTTGTCTATCAATTCGCGTTAGCTACAATCTTCATGGCGGCATTGGCTTTTATCTTTGAAAG GAAAAATAGGCCTCCCCTCACAAAATCCATCTTATGCTGGATTTTCCTACTCGCTTTAATTGG GACAACGCTGTCACAAAACCTATTATCAGCCTGCTTGTACTACGTCTCTAGCACATTGGAGGCTGCAGTTGTCAACCTAAATCCAGTCTTTACTTTCATATTATCTATAATCTCGATGCAAGAGAATCTTGGAATCAACACCTGGTGGGGTAAAGGGAAGATCTTTGGGACTCTTTTATCTGTCTCTGGTGCTTCAACTCTCATGTTCTGGAAAGATTCAACTGAGAGTCTACTCGGCACAACCAACTTGACAGAATGGGTGTTTGGCTTGGTTATGGTGGTTCTTGGGGTTCTTGCACTTAGCACATGGATTTTGTTGCTG AGGCCCATGATAAAACGGTACCCCGCGGAGTTTTCCCTGACTGCCATAATGTTTTTCTTTGGAACATTACAAACTGCTGTCATAGCCGTAATTACAAGTCACGATGCTACAGAATGGAGGCTTCACTGGGATTTAGAGCTCCTAAATATAGTACTTGGA GCTGTGTTTTACTGTGGCTTATCGAACCTGTTCACCACATGGTGTGCTGGAGTAAAGGGACCCATCTTTGTGGCCTCATTTGCTCCTTTTGGCTTGGTTTTGACCACAACCTTGGAAATTATATTTCTTGGCGACGCTTTGTGCTTGGGAAG CATTGTTGGATCCATCATGGTAGTTTTGGGCCTATACATTTTTCTATGGTCCAAATCCAAGGAGGACAGTTACGACACAGAGGACCCATTGGACAAAGACGATTGCACCACTGCCTTGTTGGTATAA